One Acutalibacter muris DNA window includes the following coding sequences:
- a CDS encoding winged helix-turn-helix domain-containing protein, which translates to MEYIDLRKLKSGELKQIRRQVVRLKKMGKTGKEIEELTGVRQSRASEIWTAYKREGDKALEPKKHGFQKGTHLLLTPEEQAEIRETIVTRRPEEFGIPGSLWTLKKVCAYVWKRYRKKISDGSVSDYMRRWGLTCQRPVKRARKQNPSRI; encoded by the coding sequence ATGGAATACATAGATTTACGAAAACTGAAAAGTGGAGAACTCAAGCAGATACGCCGGCAGGTCGTACGCCTCAAAAAGATGGGGAAAACCGGGAAAGAAATAGAGGAATTAACCGGAGTACGGCAGAGTCGCGCCAGCGAAATATGGACGGCATATAAGCGAGAGGGAGACAAAGCGCTGGAACCGAAGAAACACGGATTCCAGAAGGGGACGCATCTGCTTCTGACACCGGAGGAGCAGGCGGAAATACGGGAAACGATTGTTACCCGCCGCCCAGAGGAATTCGGCATTCCTGGGAGTCTGTGGACGCTGAAGAAAGTGTGTGCATACGTCTGGAAAAGGTATCGGAAAAAGATCTCGGACGGCAGTGTGTCGGATTATATGCGGCGCTGGGGCTTGACGTGCCAGCGTCCGGTCAAGCGTGCCCGGAAACAGAATCCTTCCCGTATCTAA
- a CDS encoding LPD11 domain-containing protein, translating to MSSSQNPLILTYIGEDFWSRPVYRDQFQHLWKDVSCGESGSPSLHSSVNDEFEGEPDMPIDQEFTLVGAPEDDEKSFQYMMLDRLRCDCDFYLGYGNRNTRNLWWGSPQAHIENMKKRWLEFADNEKPQWLTWGQILEYERQMCSEQ from the coding sequence ATGAGTTCATCACAAAACCCGTTGATATTGACGTATATCGGAGAAGACTTCTGGTCCCGTCCAGTATATAGGGACCAATTTCAGCACCTATGGAAAGATGTGAGCTGTGGTGAATCCGGGTCCCCTTCGCTCCACTCATCTGTGAATGATGAATTTGAGGGAGAGCCGGATATGCCCATAGATCAGGAGTTTACCCTAGTTGGCGCTCCCGAAGATGACGAAAAGAGCTTTCAGTACATGATGCTGGACAGACTAAGATGTGACTGCGACTTTTACCTGGGATATGGAAATAGGAACACAAGAAACTTGTGGTGGGGTTCTCCTCAAGCACACATTGAAAATATGAAGAAACGCTGGCTGGAATTTGCTGATAATGAGAAGCCTCAATGGCTGACCTGGGGGCAGATTCTGGAATACGAGAGACAGATGTGTTCAGAGCAATGA
- a CDS encoding type II toxin-antitoxin system YafQ family toxin has protein sequence MRKTKYLVKVTTQFRKDYRMAQKRNLNIRLLEEVVAILSMGKDLPEKNRDHSLSGNWAGYRGCHILPDWLLVLPPNKNIGNLIMLKESGDLIRRML, from the coding sequence ATGAGAAAAACAAAGTATCTTGTCAAGGTCACGACCCAGTTTAGGAAAGACTATAGAATGGCCCAAAAACGCAATCTGAATATCAGATTGTTGGAGGAAGTGGTTGCCATTCTGTCTATGGGCAAAGATTTACCTGAGAAAAACAGGGATCATAGCCTGTCCGGAAACTGGGCTGGCTACCGGGGATGCCATATCTTGCCGGACTGGCTCCTGGTATTACCCCCGAACAAGAATATAGGAAATCTGATTATGTTGAAAGAAAGCGGAGACCTTATCAGGAGAATGTTGTAA
- a CDS encoding Cas9 inhibitor AcrIIA9 family protein, whose translation MSPEVECVETESNIIPIQDYQPESEPAGSKETLRSMAVEKIAEELKNFYGGQKEKCVSSHVAAQVTHFCEESPEFAEVVYKTKRTLSDCCAEVMKGVGNHISDFDVYRGIVRAYYPNADVRFLMNIEINGAAPSEEEMSKLPEKPAPKAKPAPNPQTKPQVTVVPPKKKEATQPEIIQLSLF comes from the coding sequence ATGAGTCCAGAAGTTGAATGCGTTGAAACGGAGAGCAATATCATCCCCATCCAAGACTACCAGCCCGAAAGTGAGCCAGCAGGCTCAAAAGAAACCCTCCGGTCCATGGCCGTGGAAAAAATCGCAGAGGAGTTGAAAAACTTTTATGGCGGCCAGAAAGAAAAGTGCGTTTCCTCCCATGTCGCAGCGCAGGTCACCCATTTCTGCGAGGAGTCGCCGGAGTTTGCCGAGGTGGTTTACAAGACCAAGCGAACACTCTCCGACTGCTGTGCCGAGGTGATGAAAGGCGTTGGCAACCACATCTCCGACTTCGACGTGTACAGGGGCATAGTGCGAGCCTATTATCCCAATGCAGACGTGCGCTTTCTCATGAACATTGAGATAAACGGCGCTGCTCCTAGCGAGGAGGAGATGTCAAAACTTCCTGAAAAGCCTGCGCCAAAGGCAAAACCGGCTCCAAACCCCCAGACAAAGCCCCAGGTAACGGTTGTGCCGCCCAAAAAGAAAGAGGCCACACAGCCGGAAATTATCCAGCTTTCGCTGTTCTGA
- a CDS encoding PcfJ domain-containing protein — translation MGITPLSWDVQEQVEECVAKFISRWRRKKKEKALEAKYQLMERHLDMFPAYPSNLDEFCENHVFHKSIVYLSKLEKGRRWGRCMHCGGRFRLDRSVKPGSEGICPKCGVPVRFRGEWAEKPFVSKAKICIPYLVDGQVLLRYTNVQRAISPLQMRPEYDYTDFFLNITVEKNGRQKTYAYWWRQYPYYCSGWNRLRNGSECFSATYVYTENLPEIFGERYCHVDLRAGLQGLCRPIWFYDLLQNLRNIPQAEYLFKLGLPVLAANLSSQKPGIIGFSELTGVSKQYLPILRETQAMESEIKLLAASKKWVPFEAFRQLCVLNLDYYSLNTMQSIMEYNSLGRVLRYLQSQKKRKKTFANLLGIYRDYLDMAKRLGYNMKKKAILEPRDLKVQHDLMAAQLAEQKREKENSLLPLAIQDGLYWWAQEYANEKYQVVYPQTRDDFINEGISLNHCVGSVGYYDRHVLGRQMVFFIRQTPQPDKPLYTTEIDMDEGRIRQLYGFSDTSVPKDVRAFTEGFVRAAMRWRSAQRIAG, via the coding sequence TTGGGAATCACCCCCCTCTCGTGGGACGTTCAGGAGCAGGTCGAGGAGTGCGTGGCCAAGTTTATCTCACGCTGGCGCAGGAAGAAAAAGGAAAAGGCTCTGGAGGCAAAATACCAGCTCATGGAGCGGCATCTGGATATGTTCCCAGCCTACCCTTCCAATTTGGACGAGTTTTGCGAGAATCATGTGTTCCACAAGTCAATCGTTTATCTGTCCAAGCTGGAAAAAGGCAGACGCTGGGGACGGTGCATGCACTGTGGAGGACGGTTCCGCCTCGACCGCTCTGTGAAACCAGGCAGCGAGGGCATTTGCCCTAAGTGCGGCGTACCCGTCAGATTCCGGGGTGAATGGGCCGAGAAGCCCTTTGTCAGCAAAGCAAAAATCTGTATTCCCTATCTGGTGGACGGGCAAGTGCTCCTGCGGTATACAAATGTACAGCGGGCAATCTCTCCCCTCCAAATGAGACCGGAGTATGACTACACCGACTTTTTTCTCAACATCACTGTGGAAAAGAATGGCAGGCAGAAAACTTACGCCTACTGGTGGAGACAATATCCGTACTACTGCAGCGGCTGGAACAGGCTTCGGAACGGCTCGGAGTGTTTCTCTGCCACCTATGTTTACACGGAAAACCTGCCGGAAATCTTTGGTGAACGATACTGTCATGTTGACTTGCGGGCCGGATTGCAGGGCCTTTGCAGGCCAATCTGGTTCTATGACCTTTTGCAGAATCTGAGAAATATCCCACAGGCAGAGTACCTGTTCAAGCTAGGGCTCCCTGTCCTGGCGGCGAACTTATCATCGCAGAAACCGGGTATTATAGGCTTTTCTGAGCTGACCGGCGTCAGCAAGCAGTACCTCCCCATTTTAAGGGAAACCCAGGCAATGGAAAGTGAGATAAAGCTGCTTGCGGCATCCAAGAAATGGGTGCCTTTCGAGGCGTTCCGGCAGCTATGCGTACTCAATTTGGATTATTACAGCTTGAATACCATGCAAAGTATTATGGAGTATAACAGTTTGGGACGGGTACTGCGGTATTTGCAGAGCCAAAAGAAACGCAAGAAGACCTTTGCGAATTTACTTGGGATATATCGGGATTACCTGGACATGGCCAAGAGGCTAGGATACAACATGAAGAAAAAGGCCATTCTGGAGCCCCGCGACCTGAAAGTCCAGCATGACCTGATGGCGGCCCAGCTTGCGGAGCAAAAGCGAGAAAAGGAAAACTCCCTGCTGCCCCTTGCCATCCAGGACGGACTGTACTGGTGGGCACAGGAGTACGCAAACGAAAAATACCAGGTTGTGTACCCTCAGACCCGGGATGACTTCATCAACGAGGGCATAAGCCTGAACCATTGCGTGGGCAGCGTCGGCTATTATGACCGTCACGTTCTCGGCAGGCAGATGGTGTTTTTTATCCGCCAGACCCCTCAGCCGGATAAGCCGTTATATACCACGGAAATCGACATGGACGAGGGCAGAATCCGGCAGCTCTACGGTTTCAGCGATACCTCTGTGCCCAAGGATGTCAGAGCATTTACTGAGGGATTTGTCAGGGCTGCTATGCGGTGGAGGAGTGCGCAAAGGATAGCGGGGTAA
- a CDS encoding type II toxin-antitoxin system RelB/DinJ family antitoxin, whose protein sequence is MAGTTTNISIRMDADLKAQADALFAELGMNLSTAFNIFVRQSLREGRIPFDISLNQPTQETVAAMLEAERIAKDPSVKGYNDLDELFADLRS, encoded by the coding sequence ATGGCGGGCACAACAACAAATATCAGCATCCGCATGGACGCTGATTTGAAGGCGCAGGCAGACGCTCTGTTTGCGGAGCTTGGCATGAATCTTTCTACCGCGTTTAATATCTTTGTCCGGCAGTCGCTGCGGGAGGGAAGAATACCCTTTGATATTTCACTGAATCAGCCCACCCAGGAAACCGTTGCGGCCATGCTGGAGGCGGAAAGGATAGCAAAGGACCCATCCGTAAAGGGATATAATGATTTGGATGAATTGTTTGCGGATCTGCGTTCATGA